The following proteins are encoded in a genomic region of Dasypus novemcinctus isolate mDasNov1 chromosome 3, mDasNov1.1.hap2, whole genome shotgun sequence:
- the LOC101433495 gene encoding olfactory receptor 4K15-like has protein sequence MDQRNFTRVAEFVLLGLSNSWELQYFFFVFFNIMYIAIVLGNLLIVLTVISERALHTPMYIMLSNLSILDVLLATYATPKMIHDFLYESKAISFEGCMAQIFLLHVFAGGEMVLLVAMAYDRYVAICKPLHYATIMSLCKCTGMVVGSWVIGVMHSLSQLAFTLNLPFCGPNTVDNYYCDLTLVIKLACMDSYVPEVLMLLDSGLMGVTSFLLLLISYTVILVTVRHRSSVGLAKAHSTLTAHITVVTLFFGPCIFIYAWPFGKFPVDKVLSVFSTVFTPILNPIIYTLRNKEVKSAMNKMKMRYARSCCLSGRLSQD, from the coding sequence ATGGACCAGAGAAATTTTACTAGGGTGGCTGAGTTTGTGTTGCTAGGACTGTCCAATTCCTGGGagctccaatatttcttttttgtgttttttaacatTATGTACATTGCCATTGTGCTGGGCAATCTCCTCATTGTCCTCACAGTGATTTCTGAACGTGCCTTGCACACACCCATGTACATCATGCTCAGTAACCTTTCTATTCTTGATGTGTTACTGGCCACTTATGCAACCCCCAAGATGATCCACGATTTTCTTTATGAATCCAAGGCCATCTCCTTTGAGGGCTGCATGGCCCAGATATTCTTGCTCCATGTCTTTGCTGGTGGTGAGATGGTACTCCTTGTAGCCATGGCATATGACAGGTATGTAGCCATATGCAAGCCTCTCCACTATGCAACCATCATGAGCTTGTGCAAGTGTACAGGCATGGTTGTAGGCTCTTGGGTCATTGGGGTCATGCACTCCCTGAGCCAGCTGGCTTTCACCCTAAACTTGCCCTTCTGTGGCCCAAACACAGTAGACAATTATTATTGTGACCTCACTTTGGTCATCAAACTTGCCTGTATGGATTCTTATGTCCCGGAAGTGTTGATGCTTTTGGACAGTGGTCTGATGGGGGTGACTTCCTTCTTGCTCTTGCTGATCTCCTACACGGTCATCCTGGTCACTGTAAGACATCGTTCCTCAGTGGGCCTGGCCAAGGCCCACAGCACCCTGACTGCCCACATCACCGTGGTGACCCTCTTCTTTGGGCCCTGCATCTTTATCTATGCCTGGCCCTTCGGCAAGTTCCCGGTGGATAAGGTCCTTTCTGTGTTCTCTACAGTTTTCACACCCATACTGAACCCCATTATCTACACACTGAGAAACAAAGAGGTGAAATCAGCCATGAATAAAATGAAGATGCGGTATGCACGTTCCTGCTGCCTGTCTGGCCGTCTCTCACAGGACTAG